A window of the Pseudomonas furukawaii genome harbors these coding sequences:
- the rplF gene encoding 50S ribosomal protein L6, which produces MSRVAKNPVKLPAGVEIKLAGQQLSVKGAKGTLELKVHPSVEVLEESGELRFAARNGDQQNKAMAGTTRALVNNMVIGVSQGFERKLQLVGVGYKAQAKGQVLSLALGFSHPVDYELPQGITAETPSQTDILIKGIDKQLVGQVAAEIRDFRPPEPYKGKGVRYADEVVRRKEAKKK; this is translated from the coding sequence ATGTCTCGCGTTGCTAAGAACCCCGTCAAGCTGCCCGCTGGCGTAGAAATCAAACTCGCTGGTCAGCAGCTTTCGGTCAAGGGCGCCAAGGGCACCCTGGAGCTGAAAGTACATCCGTCCGTGGAAGTTCTCGAAGAATCCGGTGAGCTGCGTTTCGCTGCTCGCAACGGTGACCAGCAGAACAAGGCCATGGCCGGTACCACCCGTGCGTTGGTGAACAACATGGTGATCGGCGTCAGCCAGGGCTTCGAGCGCAAGCTCCAGCTGGTCGGCGTTGGTTACAAGGCTCAGGCCAAAGGTCAAGTGCTGTCCCTGGCCCTCGGCTTCTCGCATCCGGTGGACTACGAACTGCCGCAAGGCATTACCGCTGAAACCCCCAGCCAGACCGATATCCTGATCAAGGGCATCGACAAGCAGCTGGTCGGTCAGGTGGCCGCTGAGATTCGCGACTTCCGTCCGCCGGAGCCTTACAAGGGCAAGGGTGTACGTTACGCCGACGAAGTCGTCCGTCGTAAAGAAGCTAAGAAGAAGTAG
- the rplX gene encoding 50S ribosomal protein L24 yields the protein MQKIRRDDEIIVIAGKDKGKRGKVLKVLADSRVLVGGVNLIKRHTKPNPMSGVQGGIVEREAPLHLSNVAIFNAETNKADRVGFKVEDGKKIRVFKSTQKPVDA from the coding sequence ATGCAAAAGATTCGTCGTGACGACGAGATCATCGTCATCGCCGGCAAAGACAAAGGCAAGCGCGGTAAGGTGCTCAAGGTTCTGGCTGACAGCCGTGTGCTGGTCGGTGGCGTGAACCTGATCAAGCGCCATACCAAGCCGAACCCGATGTCCGGTGTTCAGGGCGGTATCGTCGAGCGGGAGGCGCCTCTGCACCTCTCCAACGTTGCCATTTTCAATGCTGAAACCAACAAGGCAGACCGCGTTGGCTTCAAGGTTGAAGACGGTAAGAAAATTCGTGTCTTCAAGTCGACCCAAAAGCCGGTTGATGCTTGA
- the rplE gene encoding 50S ribosomal protein L5 — protein sequence MARLKEIYRNEIAPKLKEQLQLANVMEIPRITKITLNMGLGEAIGDKKVIENAVADLEKITGQKAVVTYARKSIAGFKVREGWPIGVKVTLRRDRMYEFLDRLLSISLPRVRDFRGLNAKSFDGRGNYSMGVKEQIIFPEIDYDKIDALRGLDITLTTTARTDEEGRALLRAFNFPFRN from the coding sequence ATGGCACGACTGAAAGAGATTTACCGGAACGAAATCGCTCCCAAGCTGAAGGAACAACTTCAGCTTGCCAACGTGATGGAAATTCCGCGCATCACCAAGATCACCCTGAACATGGGTCTGGGCGAGGCCATCGGTGACAAGAAAGTCATCGAGAACGCCGTAGCCGACCTGGAGAAGATCACCGGTCAGAAAGCCGTCGTGACCTACGCTCGCAAGTCCATTGCTGGCTTCAAGGTTCGCGAAGGTTGGCCGATCGGTGTCAAGGTCACCCTCCGCCGTGATCGTATGTACGAGTTCCTGGATCGCCTGCTCTCCATCTCCCTGCCGCGCGTGCGTGACTTCCGCGGCCTGAATGCCAAGTCCTTCGACGGTCGTGGCAACTACAGCATGGGTGTTAAAGAGCAGATCATTTTCCCGGAAATCGATTACGACAAAATCGATGCGCTGCGCGGTCTGGACATCACCCTGACCACCACCGCCCGTACGGACGAAGAAGGTCGTGCGCTGCTGCGCGCCTTCAACTTCCCGTTCCGCAACTGA
- the rplR gene encoding 50S ribosomal protein L18 → MSVKKETRLRRARKARLKMRELEAVRLCVYRSSQHIYAQVISADGAKVLASASTLDKELRDSATGNVDAAKKVGQLVAERAKAAGVTQVAFDRSGFKYHGRVKALADAAREGGLEF, encoded by the coding sequence ATGAGCGTAAAGAAAGAAACTCGTCTGCGTCGCGCTCGCAAGGCACGCCTGAAAATGCGCGAGCTGGAAGCCGTACGCCTCTGCGTGTACCGCTCTTCCCAGCACATCTACGCCCAGGTCATTTCGGCCGACGGCGCCAAGGTCCTGGCCAGTGCCTCGACCCTGGACAAAGAACTGCGTGACAGCGCCACTGGCAACGTCGACGCGGCCAAGAAGGTTGGTCAACTGGTTGCAGAGCGTGCGAAAGCGGCTGGCGTGACTCAGGTGGCGTTCGATCGTTCTGGCTTCAAGTACCACGGCCGCGTCAAGGCGTTGGCTGATGCTGCTCGTGAAGGCGGGCTGGAGTTCTAA
- the rpmD gene encoding 50S ribosomal protein L30, protein MATVKVTLVKSVNGRLANHKACVKGLGLRRIGHTVEVQDTPENRGMINKAYYLLRVEG, encoded by the coding sequence ATGGCAACTGTCAAAGTAACGCTGGTCAAGAGCGTTAATGGCCGTCTGGCTAACCACAAGGCTTGCGTCAAGGGTCTCGGCCTGCGTCGCATTGGTCACACCGTCGAAGTTCAGGACACTCCTGAGAATCGCGGCATGATCAACAAGGCTTACTACCTTCTGCGTGTCGAGGGTTAA
- the secY gene encoding preprotein translocase subunit SecY translates to MAKQGALSALSNGGLSELWARLRFLFLAIIVYRIGAHIPVPGINPDRLAELFRQNEGTILSLFNMFSGGALERMSIFALGIMPYISASIIMQLMTAISPQLEQLKKEGEAGRRKISQYTRYGTVVLALVQAIGMSVGLAGQGVAFASDFGFHFVAVTTFVAGAMFMMWLGEQITERGVGNGISMLIFAGIVAGLPSAIGQSFESARQGDINIFALVAIGLLAVAIIGFVVFIERGQRRIAVHYAKRQQGRKVFAAQTSHLPLKVNMAGVIPAIFASSILLFPASLGAWFGQSESMGWLQDVAQAIAPGQPLNILLFSAGIIFFCFFYTALMFNPKDVAENLKKSGAFIPGIRPGEQSARYIDGVLTRLTMFGALYMTAVCLLPQFLVVAANVPFYLGGTSLLIVVVVVMDFMAQVQSHLVSHQYESLMKKANLKGYGGGMLR, encoded by the coding sequence ATGGCTAAGCAAGGTGCTCTCTCCGCGCTCAGCAATGGCGGGTTGTCCGAGCTCTGGGCTCGACTGCGTTTCCTGTTCCTGGCGATCATCGTCTACCGGATCGGCGCGCACATCCCAGTGCCGGGTATCAACCCTGACCGGCTGGCCGAGCTGTTTCGGCAGAATGAGGGGACCATTCTTAGCTTGTTCAACATGTTTTCCGGTGGCGCGCTGGAGCGCATGAGTATTTTTGCGTTGGGGATCATGCCGTACATCTCGGCGTCGATCATCATGCAGCTCATGACCGCGATCAGTCCGCAACTGGAGCAGTTGAAGAAGGAAGGTGAAGCTGGCCGTCGCAAGATCAGCCAGTACACCCGCTACGGCACTGTAGTCCTGGCACTGGTTCAGGCCATCGGCATGTCCGTTGGTCTGGCCGGTCAGGGCGTCGCTTTCGCGTCTGATTTCGGCTTCCACTTCGTGGCGGTCACCACCTTCGTGGCTGGTGCGATGTTCATGATGTGGTTGGGCGAGCAGATTACTGAGCGCGGTGTCGGCAACGGTATCTCGATGCTGATTTTTGCTGGCATCGTGGCCGGTCTGCCGAGTGCGATCGGGCAGTCCTTCGAGTCTGCTCGTCAAGGCGATATCAACATCTTCGCCTTGGTCGCAATCGGTTTGCTGGCAGTAGCGATCATCGGTTTCGTTGTGTTCATCGAGCGTGGTCAGCGCCGTATCGCGGTGCACTACGCCAAGCGTCAGCAGGGCCGTAAGGTCTTCGCTGCGCAGACGAGCCACCTGCCGTTGAAGGTGAACATGGCTGGTGTGATTCCGGCTATTTTCGCCAGCAGCATCCTGCTGTTCCCGGCCTCTCTGGGCGCCTGGTTCGGTCAGTCCGAAAGCATGGGCTGGCTGCAGGACGTCGCACAGGCTATCGCTCCTGGTCAGCCGTTGAACATTCTGCTGTTTAGTGCAGGGATCATCTTCTTCTGCTTCTTCTACACAGCGCTGATGTTCAATCCGAAAGACGTGGCGGAGAACCTGAAGAAGTCCGGTGCCTTTATTCCGGGTATTCGTCCTGGTGAGCAGTCTGCGCGCTATATCGATGGCGTACTGACTCGTCTGACCATGTTCGGTGCCCTGTACATGACGGCTGTTTGCCTGTTGCCCCAGTTCCTGGTGGTTGCAGCGAATGTACCGTTCTACCTTGGCGGGACCTCGTTGCTGATCGTGGTCGTGGTTGTGATGGACTTTATGGCCCAAGTACAATCGCACCTCGTTTCGCACCAGTACGAATCCCTGATGAAGAAAGCCAACCTGAAGGGCTACGGCGGCGGCATGCTCCGCTGA
- the rpsN gene encoding 30S ribosomal protein S14, whose amino-acid sequence MAKQSMKNRELKRQRTVAKYAKKRAELKATIANPNSTPEARWEAQVALQKQPRDASASRLRNRCRITGRPHGVYRKFGLGRNKLREAAMRGDVPGLVKASW is encoded by the coding sequence ATGGCCAAGCAAAGCATGAAGAACCGCGAGCTGAAGCGTCAGCGCACGGTTGCCAAGTACGCCAAGAAGCGTGCCGAGCTGAAAGCTACCATTGCCAACCCGAACTCCACTCCGGAAGCTCGTTGGGAAGCTCAGGTAGCCCTGCAGAAGCAGCCTCGTGACGCCAGTGCCTCGCGCCTGCGTAACCGTTGCCGCATCACCGGACGTCCGCACGGCGTGTACCGCAAGTTCGGCCTCGGCCGTAACAAGCTGCGTGAAGCCGCGATGCGCGGTGATGTGCCGGGTCTGGTCAAGGCCAGCTGGTAA
- the rpmJ gene encoding 50S ribosomal protein L36 codes for MKVRASVKKLCRNCKIIRRDGIVRVICSAEPRHKQRQG; via the coding sequence ATGAAAGTTCGTGCATCGGTGAAAAAGCTGTGCCGCAACTGCAAGATCATCCGTCGCGACGGTATCGTTCGCGTGATCTGCAGCGCGGAACCGCGTCACAAACAGCGCCAAGGCTGA
- the rplN gene encoding 50S ribosomal protein L14 produces the protein MIQTQSMLDVADNSGARRVMCIKVLGGSHRRYAGIGDIIKVTVKEAIPRGKVKKGQVMTAVVVRTKHGVRRPDGSIIRFDGNAAVLLNNKQEPIGTRIFGPVTRELRSEKFMKIVSLAPEVL, from the coding sequence ATGATTCAGACTCAATCCATGCTCGACGTCGCTGACAACAGCGGTGCTCGTCGCGTTATGTGCATCAAGGTCCTTGGTGGTTCGCACCGTCGTTACGCCGGTATCGGCGACATCATCAAGGTGACCGTGAAGGAAGCGATTCCCCGCGGCAAGGTGAAGAAAGGCCAGGTGATGACCGCTGTCGTGGTTCGCACCAAGCACGGCGTTCGTCGCCCCGACGGTTCGATCATCCGCTTCGACGGCAACGCCGCGGTTCTGCTGAACAACAAGCAGGAGCCTATCGGCACCCGTATCTTCGGGCCCGTGACCCGTGAACTGCGTTCCGAGAAGTTCATGAAGATCGTCTCGCTCGCCCCCGAAGTGCTGTAA
- the rplO gene encoding 50S ribosomal protein L15 yields the protein MKLNDLRSAPGARREKHRPGRGIGSGLGKTGGRGHKGQTSRSGGTIAPGFEGGQQPLHRRLPKFGFVSLKAMDRAEVRTSELAKVEGDVVTLQALKDANVINQNVQRVKVMLSGDVTRAVTLKGIAATKGARAAIEAAGGKFED from the coding sequence ATGAAACTGAACGATCTGCGTTCCGCGCCGGGTGCCCGTCGCGAGAAGCACCGTCCGGGCCGTGGTATCGGCAGCGGTTTGGGCAAGACTGGTGGCCGCGGTCACAAAGGTCAGACCTCCCGCTCCGGTGGCACCATCGCTCCGGGCTTCGAAGGCGGCCAACAGCCGCTGCATCGCCGTCTGCCCAAGTTCGGCTTCGTATCCCTGAAGGCTATGGATCGCGCCGAAGTGCGCACTTCCGAGCTGGCCAAGGTCGAAGGCGACGTCGTTACCCTGCAGGCGCTGAAGGATGCCAACGTGATTAACCAGAACGTGCAGCGTGTGAAAGTCATGCTGTCCGGCGACGTTACTCGCGCGGTCACCCTGAAAGGTATCGCCGCCACCAAAGGTGCGCGTGCGGCTATCGAAGCAGCTGGCGGTAAGTTCGAGGACTAA
- the rpsH gene encoding 30S ribosomal protein S8, with protein MSMQDPLADMLTRIRNAQMAEKSVVSMPSSKLKVAVADVLKNEGYISGYQVSSDIKPLLSIELKYFEGRPVIEELKRVSRPGLRQYKSVDQLPKVRGGLGVSIVSTNKGVMTDRAARAAGVGGEVLCTVF; from the coding sequence ATGAGTATGCAGGACCCGTTAGCGGACATGCTAACTCGTATCCGTAATGCCCAGATGGCTGAAAAGTCTGTCGTAAGCATGCCGTCCTCCAAGCTGAAGGTGGCAGTAGCCGACGTTCTGAAGAACGAAGGTTACATTTCGGGATACCAAGTCAGCAGTGACATCAAGCCGCTGCTGTCCATCGAGCTCAAGTACTTCGAAGGCCGTCCGGTCATCGAGGAATTGAAGCGCGTAAGTCGTCCTGGCCTGCGCCAGTACAAGTCCGTCGATCAGCTGCCCAAAGTACGTGGCGGCCTGGGCGTTTCGATCGTTTCCACCAACAAGGGTGTGATGACTGATCGTGCTGCTCGCGCTGCTGGTGTTGGCGGCGAAGTGCTTTGCACTGTGTTCTAA
- the rpsM gene encoding 30S ribosomal protein S13, protein MARIAGVNIPDNKHTVISLTYIYGVGRTTAQKICAVTGVNPAAKIKDLSDEQIEQLRGEVAKLTTEGDLRREINMNIKRLMDLGCYRGLRHRRGLPVHGQRTKTNARTRKGPRKPIRK, encoded by the coding sequence ATGGCCCGTATTGCAGGCGTCAACATTCCAGATAACAAGCACACTGTTATCTCGCTGACCTACATCTACGGTGTTGGTCGCACCACTGCGCAGAAAATCTGCGCTGTCACCGGCGTGAACCCGGCGGCAAAGATCAAGGATCTGTCCGACGAGCAGATCGAACAGCTGCGTGGCGAAGTCGCGAAGCTCACCACTGAAGGTGACCTGCGCCGCGAAATCAACATGAACATCAAGCGTCTGATGGATCTGGGCTGCTACCGCGGTCTGCGTCACCGTCGCGGCCTGCCCGTTCATGGCCAGCGCACCAAGACCAACGCGCGTACCCGCAAGGGCCCGCGTAAGCCGATCCGCAAGTAA
- the rpsE gene encoding 30S ribosomal protein S5: MANNEQKRDEGYIEKLVQVNRVAKTVKGGRIFTFTALTVVGDGKGRVGFGRGKSREVPAAIQKAMEAARRNMIQVDLDGTTLQYPIKSAHGASKVFMQPASEGTGIIAGGAMRAVLEVAGVQNVLAKCYGSTNPVNVVYATFKGLKNMQSPESVAAKRGKSVEEIL, from the coding sequence ATGGCAAATAACGAGCAAAAGCGCGACGAAGGCTACATCGAGAAGCTGGTCCAGGTTAATCGCGTTGCCAAGACCGTTAAGGGTGGTCGTATCTTCACCTTCACCGCACTGACGGTGGTGGGTGACGGTAAAGGCCGCGTTGGCTTCGGTCGCGGTAAGTCCCGCGAAGTACCTGCTGCCATCCAGAAAGCGATGGAAGCTGCTCGCCGCAACATGATCCAGGTTGACCTGGATGGCACCACCCTGCAGTACCCGATCAAGTCCGCTCACGGCGCCTCCAAGGTGTTCATGCAGCCGGCTTCCGAAGGTACCGGTATCATCGCCGGCGGCGCCATGCGTGCCGTTCTGGAAGTGGCCGGTGTGCAGAACGTTCTGGCCAAGTGCTACGGTTCCACCAATCCGGTGAACGTGGTTTACGCCACCTTCAAGGGTCTGAAGAACATGCAGTCCCCTGAATCCGTTGCGGCCAAGCGTGGTAAGAGCGTCGAGGAGATTCTCTAA